AAACTTCAGCCGTGGAGCAGTGATTACTACTGGAATTTGCCGGGGCAATGTACTCTGTAAATGTGGGGGTTCCGGACACAGGACCTCATCAATTCTGATAGTTTGGgaatggggtggggggggaggtCATCTGTATAATAAAAAACATGGGTTGCCGTTTCCCTTTCAAGGACAAAATTATCAAAGTTGAGGTTATCTAGTCATTCAGAACCGACCCGGACTATGAAACGAGGTGGGTGCTGCCCCTtgaatgtctttgttttattgttttattgtcctGTTTCCCACAGTTTTCTCACACTTTATGTACCCTGATTTCAAACACCGGCTTGAAAAACGCAACTCCTCGTGGATGAGACATCAACCAATAAGGTCCTAACTGTTATACAACGGAACCATTCTAGAGATACTATTCCTACATATGGGGCACTTTTTGGGTACAGGGAGGGCCTGGTAGCATTGGTAACAGGAGCAGACGTGCCCACACTCCAGGAAGACGCAGGACTTCTGGTTGCTGAGGCAGATGGTGCAGGCGTTGCGAGTCTCCTCTCCTTCTTCTCCCGTGGCGCTGGCCTCCTCGAACTCCCGAATCAACCTCTTCTGACGCTGCCTCTCCTTGTACTGCCGGTACTGATGCCGCAGGATAAAGAAGAGGGTGACGCAAGTCGCCATTCCGAAGAGCAACGTCAGCACCTTCCAGAGTCGGACCTGAGACTCCTGTTTCTGCACCAAAGAGTCAAAATCCAAACTGCTGAGGTAGTACTGCATCCCCGCCTTTGGCGGCTGCAGCTTTATAATTCTGTTGTCCAGAACCAGCTCGCCCACGCCGGTCACCGTCGCCCCGATTTTCAGCATCTCTTCCGTCTCCTGCACCCCTTTCGGCCTCTCCCCGGTGATGAAATGCCCAAGCACGTTGGTGAGGGACTGAACGGCGGGATGGAACTTCTCGTAGACGGTCTCTAGGTCTAACACGGAGGCGTCTAAAGGTTTCACAACGCGGACAAAGGAACCGGGCTCGGCGGAGTCTTCTCGCACCAGGTCGAAGGGCACGGTATTTGTCCTCTGGTGGATAACTTTCTCATGGTCGTTCCTATACCAAACAACAAACATGTTACACTGGGATCAGTAAACTCAGCTGCACATATGACCATCACACTTAGGACAACATATATTATTACACTGTGGCAACAGCTACAGGACACGGAGAGAAGTATCCGTGGACGAGATCCCATACATTGTGTTTCATCTCTTGGTTTATAAACAGAAAGTCTGGTGTGCATTGGATAAAATGCTTCCACAAcaaatacatagtaacatagttgatgaggttgaaaaaaaagacaccagtccttcaagttcaacctattttggatctcttgagatcctgcacttatatttaaaactgatccagagtaagcaaccgccaatctgtttcaattgtgaaaatccccccagactcaatattgcagtcctatttttaccctatatccactactatcctttattttaattaacggtcgtatccctggatacacctttccgctaaaaatttgtttaaccctttcttaaacatatctattgaatctgccatcacaaccttccctggcaatgaattccatatcttgactgcccttactgtaaagaaccccttcctttgctggttgtgaaatatcctctcctctaaccttagggggtgaccacgtgtcctgtgtatagtccttggggtaaaaagttctcatgaaagttatctgtattgacccttaatgtatttgtacatagtaatcatatctccccttaggcgcctcttttctaaagtaaacatgtctaaactggctaacctttcctcataacttaatgactccatgccCTTTaccaattttgtcgcccttctctgaaccctttctagttccaaattatctgctttatagagtggtgcccagaactgtacggcatattcaagatgaggtcttaccaacgatttatacagtggcaaaattacactgtcttccctggCATCTATGCCcccttttatgcatgccaatactttgtttgcccttgcagctgctgcttgacattgagcactattgctaagtctactgtctacgagcactcccaaatccttttccattatagattctcctgaattaattccatttaatttatagattgcgttatCTCACACAGAATCAGTGATCTAATTTTTGTCTCTTAATGTTACTTGATTTAATAATATGCCAGATTCTTTGCTAATAGGACTGTAACCGCAAAGATTTTCTTTCGTCAGAGTCAGAGGAATGTACGTTACCCTCTGTGGAGACTATGAGCAAACTCAAGAGGGGGGATTCAATCAGCCGCAAGATGCAGCGATCTGTCTTCGGAACACTCAAACAGATACATATCactgcaatgttttttttcccttgcGTCTCATAGAGATGCGAGGAGAAAACGAGCTGAGATTCTGTACCGTATCGGCCGCCAATGTGCGAGACGAGGTCCGAAGGtacctcgcggctaattgaattcaccCCAGGGAGCTGTGCGTGCTGCCTCTACCTGCCCTATTTTTGGCCCATTGAGGACCTGGTCATACCTCCAAATACATTTCACGTTCCTCCCCTTaccccaatgatgtcacacataccCATTGCCGTTAGTCCCTGCCCCCAAGTTTTTATATTGTGAGGATCACATCTAAATAAGCTCCACAGTGGAGCGGCAGAAGGAGATAGATTAtggggaaaagaaagaaaacaatggCAACTCTACCGAACAGCAAACTCTGCAATCACACTAATTAGCACAATCATATAAACaagataaaattattatttaattgctGCTGCCCCTCTACTAAACCTATTGCCGCAAAGGAAGCTTTGCCAAAGGAGTCGTAATCTTCTGAACTGTCCTTATTTGATGCACATAGAATGTCCTGTACGTGTCTTTCCATAACAGCGTCTGCAGTAATCTGCCGCTTTGCCGTTTTTCCTCTCGGTGTCTCCACAGGAAACTTTGAGACACAAACGTCAAGCGTCCCCCTTCTCCGAGTCAGCTCTTTATATGTCATGATTAATATCCAGGTGTGACACCGAGCGGACTGCCAGGTGAGCACCAGACACGGGCGACACAAGCGCCCTGCAGCGGTATCCAGGAAACCCGCAGGCCGTCTCCTAGCAAGTCATCGTGGATACAGAACAACCAGTGATTAATCTGTTTGCTCATCGCTGGCTCATCCTGGAGACCGGACTGTGATTGGACAGCGAGGCGATCGCTGCGTCCTGACACCTGGACACACAGGACGTCGCCTAAAGTATTGTTCAAATCCAACTAAAGGGCGTTAAGTCTGCACCTGAATAAACCATGATACAGGGGGGGGCACAGGCAATTCTATATGTGCATGCAGGGACCATCACACAACTacaggcagctttatttttacactacaatTCAGAGTTGAGTTAGGACACCCCCCCTCcgaactctaaatctgtccacacacttTAAATTTAGACCCCCCCTTGTTACAGCTCCATATTTATCTGTCAAGGTGTAACATGTGTCCATGGTCTTTATCTATCTTCTGACAATCCCTGAGCAACAAATGGGCTGCAGAGAGTCTGATAAAGGCCTCAGAAGCTCTTACAGGATGGAGCGGACGAGGGGAAGGCGGTGGAGCCGGAATGGGATATTGGGTGGTGGGACCGGTCGTTTCGCACAAACTCCCAATTAATATAACTGATTCTGCTTATAAAACACTTCGTAAAACTACTGGCAAAAGAAAAATCACGTTAGCAGAACTATACTGAGGTCTGAAACGGACAAGATATACGAAAAATTTTGTTTGcttctattaaaataaatattgaacgTTGCAAATATACTCACAAAAActgcaccccccaaaaaaagggCAAACAAAAGTGTATAATGAGCATTAATCTGTTTTATAAGTACACCTGGAGAACAACACGCTGACCTCTGCACGTAGTGATGTAAATCCTCCCAGTGAGCGGGTTGAATGCAATGACCGAGTCTTGTACAATATCACAGTGGTTAATGATCATTGGTTGCATTGATGCCTTTAAATCTGGAAATAGTTCCCATTCTTGTTCATTTTCATCAGGATTGGACGACTCCTAGGAGCCAGGTACAAATTACTCCTAAGAAATTTCTGCCGGCGACTACTCCCGAGTCATTACcatgcacagtggttagcattgctgcctgttctaaccagggcactatctgcattctccccatgtttgtgtgggtataCTGGTAAGACAATGTTAGCAGTTGTGCGACAAAACATTTAGAGTATAAGCTCCATTTGGGCaaaatttgttattttaaattcAAACTTTAATGGAAGCAAATTCTCTGGCCCCTAGATTTCACTGACAGAGAGCCCCAGACCCTAAAAATGCGCTGAACCCCCGAACAGAGAACTGAGCGGAGAGGCGGCCATGACACTCACCAGAGGTGCGTCGTCCTGTTCCAAACCATCTTGTGTTCCTTCAGAGACAGTCTGTGGATCACCCCTTTGCAGCTGTCCATGAACTGACTATTAAGGGAATCTTTCACGGACCTCACCACGcctgaaaaataatacaaattgctgaggccagaaaaaaacaatatgaTGATGCCAATGGTATACATATGAACACCTGTAATAAACGGCACACGCTGGAATTCTAACAATAATATTACAGCCCGAGTACAAGCTTAATTACAGAGTACAGTAACTTAAATACATACTATTCTTGAGAAACATTGGCTGTAACACTGCCTTTCTGCGACACAAATATCTTAATTAAATTAGCTGTTGGCGTAGTCAGTCACTGTGACACTGGGGTCATGTGATCACCCAGAGCCAATGAACTGGGAGCTGGCAGCTTGACAATGTCACTGGATGTTTCTCAGGAGTGctgtgagcatgctcctgccagtacatgggctgtaCCCAAgctcattaatactcatgaatattcataggtAAACTAAAACTAAACAGCTGTAACACACAATATAACAATTAGTCCTTATCTCTCTATATTTCCTCTTCTAATAATACTAACAAAGTCTTATGAATAATTAAGGAAATCATTTATCCATTCACATATCCTGGGGACTGAACAAAAAGACATAGTATGctacatacaaacacatacagcTCGCttgtagagcttacactctaaacaCATGGAAGTGTAAGCGCAACACTCACCCTCAATAACTGCGTAAGGGACGCACTTTCCCGGAAGGTCCATGAGGATGTTCTGCAAGTCATCATCCAAGGAGATTTTCTTAGCCCCCTGAAAAtcacaaaagaaagaaaattatttcATTGCTCCATGAATAACTAATTGTGTGAGGACTTACAGTTCACCTACTCACAAGGCAAATAATATTCATTATAATGTACAGTACTCTATACCCACCTATAACTGCACACTAACCGATCGCTAGGTATACCCTCTGCACAAAAGTGCATCCAAATATTCTATTATTCGCCCATTAATCTTTTCTGCTGTAAGAATTTGGCaagaatatattacatatattactcATTAGGTTATGACGCAGCTTTAAATTCAATCGTGATTACACGGTTCAGGATGAAGCCATCACCAGCGCAGGAAACTACATGGTGGTGAAATGGAAACTCGGAGGAAATATTGGTTTCAATCAGAAATCCTCACCCGAGGGGCGATCAAGAATGATTCACCGACACTTATTTTCCTTTTATCCCCCTGCTCCTCTCCTTTATACAGCAACCCTCTCTGTGTATTAAAACAATTATCTGCCACCATCCTCATATAACCACCCTGGCTACAATGCTAAATTTGGGATGTGTTTTAAGCTGGTGATATAAAGCAGGAACACCCCTGTTTAGGGTAAGGCTCGAGGACCAACTATCAACTCATTTTTATTTAACTAGTATCCTTCTATCCTGCTGTTCCTGGTAAGATGACCCCCTTTATAGACTGGTCCAATAGGACGGGCGCTGCCGTGGATGACGTCACCAGACCCACTGAGGAAATCCAATCCAAAAATAATGCCCCACTTGGAACAATACAATTTTGGGGTCATTACTGCTGATGATCCCAGGGATGGAAGAGTCAGGGGCGAAAAAACAAGACCCCGCAAAGGGCAACGTCTCACCTTGAGCGACTGAGCAGTGCGGTATTTATGGCGGTACACGGAGTAGAAGATGGCCGTGACTGCGGAGCTGGAAGCCAGAAGAATGAGCTGCCCAAGTGACGGCCGCCCGTTACCCTCCATCTCTGCggagaacagaaaacaggatCTATAACGCACAATATTCCAGAGGGTTATAACGTTGTATCGTCACAACCAATCGCTCTAACTTCAGATACGTTATCAACATCTCCCCTGGTCATACAACTAATCTAAGAATGGATCAATAAAATAACAAGCTGTGGGAATATCCTTGTGCAATATGAGTCCCTCCATGTAGCACGTTGGAGGGACTCGTCTCCTTGTCATCCAGACCGTTAACACAGTAACCATGGAAGGAGATTAGGAGGAGGAAGTTAGATTTTTCAGTGCTGGAGGAATTTGATTTAGGGGTCCCTGGGGACGGACCACACTGGGAAGAGGGTAATCCCAAGGTAGATAACCCCTCAAAATAAAGTATAAATCACTCACAGCTCTGTAGAATATGCCAGGATTATGGATACCAGATCGGCCACTGAAATCCAGACACTTGAAttctagcatttttttttaccatgcaggAGAGGTATCTGCACGCAACCATAAAACACGCGTCACTTACAGGTGTCTGGATTCATAGTACTGATCTGGTGACACTGTGCAGGATAATAATACTGACAGCCCTGATGTAATACAGTTTAAAGCTGAACTACCACCTAGTAAAAAAGGTTTTACGAACGTGCTCCGCTCCATAGCCAGAGCTGCGGcttgtggtatatatatatatatatatatatatagtgagtgagtgagtgagtgagtgagagagagagagaacagggcTGTAGAATATGTTTCAGACTATATATAGGGAATTTTAATACTATTATACACAGCACTGTAGAATATGTTGCAACTACACACACAAGGGATATTGATAACATGAAGCTGTGGGATATAGACTATAATGTCATATTGTACAGTGGAGCATGTAGTGTGAGAATAGTGTGATTCTTCTTGTCCCactttccagctctgcttttcccACTTGTTTTCCAGCAGCAGTGACCTCTCCAGGACACAGTGTtatgtacatactacatatatatatataacccatgtggggggggacacagagaggggccagctgctgctgctgggggggcTCATGCAATGTATAGGGGCCCTGCTGTAAGGTCTGGGGGGCTCTGTCTGACCCACCCTCGGAGCCCACCTGGTCCCAGAGGCCGGAAATAAGCCCTCACTGGGGTCTAAGTGCCCCCACACTTACCCCTCCAACACTCACTTCCTGCTCATGCGTGGCCGTGGGGTGATGACGTCACGCGAGGGCAGGGAGGCAGCTGCCCTGCCCACACCTGACGTACGGCACGGCACGTGGAGGGCGGGGATTCCGGTTAGCCCCGCCCACACAGCGGCAACAGGCTGCTCACACGGTGCAGGAACAGCCCAGTCATGGTCATATGCTAATGAGCACCTGGGGCCGGCGGGGCAtgccgggacttgtagttccacaggagCTGGGTAACTAAATGCTGCCTAACTCATAGGTAatgaaatatatgtatgtgtgtgtatatatagatatatatagtaacagtacattattttatatttatttatatatatatatattttataacattactccaggatctcatatatatatatatatatatatatatatatatatatacatatacatatattaatttcaTAATTTGCTCAGTCCTGAGTCACTGACTCACCTCAGATCTATGACCAGGCGCCTTATTATATATTTGTGCTATGACGGGCACAACTTAGTCATTACGGCACGTCGCAGAGGTTATCATATGTAATgggataatgtaatatttttgatTTTTGTACAGCCCCCATAGACTCCACAGAATAGCTTCTAACTTTCAGTCCACTCCAGGGATTTATGTAAATGTCCTTGTTTGTCACTACCAGGCTGCTCAGCACCAATTCTCAGCTGTTTGCTGGGTGCAATTCTAATCAGTCTACATTAGTATATAAACAAAGAGCAGCCAGACAGCTTtcatagaccccccccccccccccccttcaatggATAGGATCCTGGGAGCCCACGTATTGGATCCCATGCAGTCACCTCCAATTATAAGGGACGCCGCCCGCCAAACACACATACTTCCAGTCTCTCATTTCCGCCCTATCTTCTAAatttcaaaattatttatttatttcatattttatatccAGTTGTCTTTCTTGTCTCACATTGGTGGACATCTCCCAGCACTTCTGCGCACGGCCTATTCTGCAGAGACATCGGACATGTCCGGGTTAACTCTCGTCACCCCAGGTCAGTATCACACAGCTGCATCGTGGAGATATTTTCCTGATAAATTGCGCCTATAAGTGAAATCCATCTCTCCGCGTTATGATAAATCGGCCCCCTGTGCCTGGAAGGTTTGCGATGCTCCTATACCGTTATCTCGGAAAGttataactttttatttcattttcctttgattttgttttttccatAAGAACTTTTCCACCCCTCAGTACACTAACATGttatctcttctcttttcatctagGGCTTTGGAAATTCTAAATGCTTTGGACATATTTATAAGGAGAAGTCAGGTTGACAGCGAGCAGAGCGGGGGATTTATATGTTGTGCGTCACGCGGTGCTGGAAGTAATACAGGTCAGTGTGTCATGAACACGCAAGGATCATGCATCAGCGTGTTGcttattttatattacacaagTGATGGTAATATACGTATAAACTAAATGTCTTGTATAACGTTGCGTCCTcacttataatcagtgagttccgATAATAATACATCCTATGTATTATGGCTATTAGACGTCACCCAAGACATCTGTGACCCATATTAAATCACGTTGTGCCtctatatggtcacagaacaccTTGGTGACTTATAATATGATTATAATGTGCATTGAGGGGTACAGTAACCTATGTATAATAATCCTGCGGGTATCTGCGATCTTGGAGGGAATCTGGgctaagggaaaaaaaaataacaaatcttCCTCGACCTCCTTTCTGAAGATTCACAAAGCGCCAGAGAAACCAAGACGGGggtgaaataattatttatataccgTTCCTTTCTCTCCTGTTTCCATGGCAGCGCTCATTACTTGACATCCTTTTCAAAAACTTTAGTTACCGTAGAGACGGAACGCAGCGGTTAAATATAGAAAGTTTTCTGACATCGCTGCGTCATTTACATTCATTCTGTttggtgaaggggggggggagacacagttGAATTATTGAATGTGTGACACAGATTTCTCTCATGGCAGCGAGCGGATCCGctttacattataatataatataatcacatatataattataaaagatCATTTTGAAACAGTTTGAAATCCGGATATTACCGCTCGGGTGGCCACGAACGTGTTCACGGTACCGATCGCCATTTTACCCTAATTTAAATTTGTGGTTAGAAACTTGCGCTGCGCAGATCGCGTTTGAGGTTCCCTGTTTACCGTCAAGATTCGCCGATTGCGTTGAACCGTggttataaatatttttagttcTGAACCctggataatatttttttaaataataaaatgtagtttAATATGTAACCTATTCAATGATCTTGAACGTGCCTCAGTTTTTGTCATTGATCAAAAACTAGAGAAATTCCCTCTAATAAATAATTGCAACAAATCATTTTTATGTGtaataacccatagcaaccaatcgcacaaatgtgctgtagcccatagcaaccaaacactGTAATGTAGTgcctgtaacccatagcaacaaatcttGCATATGTACTCTAACGCATAGCAGCCAATCACTCAAGTgtgatgtaacccatagcaaccaatgacagCCAATCACAAAACTGTGCTAAGACATAAAGCAACCAAATACTGTAATAACTGTAACCCATAGCATTAAATCATGCAAATGTAatgtaacccacagcaaccaataacAGAAAAGTACTGtaacctatggcaaccaatcagtgcaatgtgctgtaacccatagcaacaaatcatgcatgtatgcagtaacccatagcaacctatcacTCAATGTTGTGTAACCAATAGCAACAAATGACTTAAATGCCctgtaacccataacaaccaatcacatagatttttgtagcccatagcaacccattacttaaatgtgctgtaacccatagcaaccaatcacagagagattattatttttttgtagcccatagcaacccattacttaaatgtgctgtaacccatagcaacctatcacacacacacacactgtaacccatagcaacctatcacacacacacacactgtaacccatagcaaccaaccgtTAGCTTCCATATGGAAAGCTGGATTGGTTACCACATCTTTGTGATATCTGCATTATCAGCCTTTTATTGTAGTCTTTGCATACTGAAAATAACTTTGCAGGGGTCTGAGTGATGGTGACTGAGCATAAGGCCGAGTTTGGCCTTCAGTTTGATTGATTATATCCAATCAATACCTCCGCAGGGTCACGTGACAATGAAGGGAATGGTTTCTCGGAAACTCAGTAAAGCCTTTTATTCTCCTGAGCAAAGGGGACAATATCATTCCAATTTGCAgtatacaaattgttttttttaaaatggtaatTTCAATATTTTGCCATTTATACATCAATGCAGACATCTGCCGATAGTAACATCCTCGTATATTTCCACTTCTTTTCCTTTGTTGTTTTtcctcttaaatttttttttatttttttttaaatgttatttatttcttttgtaaTTCTAATCAATAAACCCCAGAATTTCAATGATAGAAAAATATTAGACTTTAGTCCCCTTTCTGTTACCCTGCCTCTGTCGTATTACTTATATTACACCCCTTTACCTGGGTTGCGTGTAGAGTTAGTAATGCCGTGTGATACCCCCTAAACTACACTTACATCCTACATACTCAGGACCCCCTCTCCAGCGCCCCCTGGGGGCTGGTAAATTTAAAGTAAGTGTTACCCCTCTGGCCCAGTATAATATATGAATGCACTTAgtagaaaaacaatttttttattgcagcgATAAGAACTTGTGTTTTTGACCATGAAGCAGATTTTGAATACACAGCTTTAAAGAGCAGCATTTAGTAATAAGTTGTATTATTTATTAGAGCAGGTCATGGTGGTAATTACATAGCACCTCTCTGGTGAAGCACCTCAGGCAGGTCACAGGTCTGTGTCACCTGGGGATTTATCTGcagaataaatattattttgctgGCACAAGCTCTGTCTTTGTTTTGCTGTATACAACAATTTCCATATAAACCCCCCGTTTCCTGTTTACACGTCGCTGGTGTAATACGGCTGACGCAGGTTGGATAAGTctcagtgttttatttatttcccaAGGACTTTGAGGCTTATTGCTGTCTCCTGGGTCTGTAGAGACGACACTTCAACCGTATAGAAATAAACTGCAGGAGATGAAAGATTTTtgagccccccaccccctccaattTTCTCCCCCCCCCGTAACTGTATCTCTTCTGCTGAGACATTTATCCTCTGCGCTGCCTGGAGACCCCGGAACGACCCCCTCACTCTGTGACTGCCGTCATTACACGGTCAGAGCAGTATAGCGCACACATAGGCTAGTGAGCAGTACATAGGGGTATGTCACCagaatatctttattattataatcCATACTTCTAAATTACCAAAATATTACACAGCGCTCTACACTAATAACGCAAATTATGTACATAGGATGAAACagaacatatattattattattactacattatTTTACTATAGTAATTTACATAGTATTAATACTTTATTCCTGTCTTGAAGTTCTATATGCCGATGAAATCTCTGGGTTAGGAGTTCCCACCTTTATAGTAAGCAGTGTTACCTGGCATTACTAGCGCAGTATGTACTGTGGATGGGGTATATGTGAATACGCCACATGGACGGATCTGTTGAATCAGGTCCCGGCCTTCGCTGTATAATTACCATCCCCCTCTATGGCTCGTACACACGGGCGTAGAGAAACAACGCCAGCTGCAAGTGAggacaaaaccttgtactttgtctTCGTTTTTAACAGAGCGTTAGAAGCGCGTTCTCAAAGTCTTCCTGAGGCGTAGTGTACTGTGGACCTAAGGAGCGCTCCCGTAAAAACAGTGCTTGTGAACACAAGTGCATCCAAATCATCTTCAAGGGCACTCcgacagtctacgatttcaggggcagaatggggaggggactgggcgtatgcccgtagtcagtgtgcagtgagggcgtatgcccgtagtcagtgtgcagtgaGGGCGCACCAAGCTCCAGCGCACCCAGCAGCGTCCgatccaagctttgggcatctctaacgTACGTGtctttctgtcgtatcacttgtaccagctacaggtcaggtgtaagtggtgattactagtgatgacggctgtgtatacagctagaacatgtgtctgtatcaccagctacaggtcaggtgtaagtgctgattactagtgatgacggctgtgtatacagctag
Above is a genomic segment from Mixophyes fleayi isolate aMixFle1 chromosome 11, aMixFle1.hap1, whole genome shotgun sequence containing:
- the MUL1 gene encoding mitochondrial ubiquitin ligase activator of NFKB 1, encoding MEGNGRPSLGQLILLASSSAVTAIFYSVYRHKYRTAQSLKGAKKISLDDDLQNILMDLPGKCVPYAVIEGVVRSVKDSLNSQFMDSCKGVIHRLSLKEHKMVWNRTTHLWNDHEKVIHQRTNTVPFDLVREDSAEPGSFVRVVKPLDASVLDLETVYEKFHPAVQSLTNVLGHFITGERPKGVQETEEMLKIGATVTGVGELVLDNRIIKLQPPKAGMQYYLSSLDFDSLVQKQESQVRLWKVLTLLFGMATCVTLFFILRHQYRQYKERQRQKRLIREFEEASATGEEGEETRNACTICLSNQKSCVFLECGHVCSCYQCYQALPVPKKCPICRNSISRMVPLYNS